Proteins encoded within one genomic window of Triticum aestivum cultivar Chinese Spring chromosome 2D, IWGSC CS RefSeq v2.1, whole genome shotgun sequence:
- the LOC123055798 gene encoding probable helicase MAGATAMA 3 encodes MPGDLDDGALGFLYFGWATAVVAPVAARGTTYFFGGMLGAWDYLRLVADAKGADQTKGLRRVKNSYASVAEYVGVFEPLLFEEVKAQIVQGRSSEEDGDEIGLDWQRGVVGSCAESEGFHKVSMAVLDAFWEIVSENDILLLSKDKFVEGVTPTAYAFAIVEQRGGKGTISLRTSVAGEIKNLNVAKPVKSSRLERITSILSTSGSFLSILKICSLSTILREYSAMHSVASLPFKDLILSASEKNKDGDDQNRAWNVPEPLREYLKTNLNDSQLDAVNAGLSRRSFVLIQGPPGTGKTQTILGLLSAVLHSTPARMQTKGGFNVQKHGPELDTEGKLANWMKASSWLLGANPRDLIMPVDGDDGFYPTGNELKPEVISSSGKYRAHVLVCAPSNSALDEIVLRVLQTGIRDENNNTYNPKIVRIRLKAHHSVKAVSMDHLIQQKLFGVDHSSDGRRSGAGEYDRIRASCRVVGATYANGWLIIVGASKTSPVPGNGIRRRHARRRILPSMLAMAVPRFLTRPAQLGPAGGGIPKAAQSTSHW; translated from the exons ATGCCCGGGGACTTGGAcgacggcgccctcggcttcctctactTCGGCTGGGCGACGGCGGTGGTCGCACCCGTCGCGGCGCGGGGGaccacgtacttcttcggcggcatg CTGGGAGCCTGGGACTACCTCCGCCTCGTCGCCGACGCCAAG GGCGCGGATCAAACTAAGGGGCTGCGGCGCGTGAAGAACAGCTACGCCTCGGTGGCCGAGTACGTGGGCGTCTTCGAACCTCTGCTCTTCGAGGAGGTCAAGGCGCAGATTGTCCAGGGCCGCAGCAGCGAGGAGGACGGGGACG AGATTGGGCTGGACTGGCAGAGAGGAGTGGTGGGATCATGTGCAGAGTCCGAGGGATTCCACAAGGTGTCCATGGCCGTGCTCGATGCCTTTTGGGAGATTGTGTCAGAGAATGACATTCTCCTGCTCTCCAAAGACAAA TTTGTGGAGGGAGTCACCCCCACTGCATATGCCTTTGCCATAGTGGAACAGCGGGGTGGTAAAGGCACAATCTCTCTTAGAACATCTGTGGCAGGGGAAATTAAAAATCTGAATGTTGCAAAGCCTGTCAAGTCTTCAAGACTAGAGCGCATTACTTCCATTCTCTCAACATCAGGAAGCTTTCTGTCGATTTTAAAG ATATGCAGCTTGTCTACTATACTGCGAGAGTACTCTGCAATGCACTCTGTAGCTTCACTTCCTTTCAAGGATTTGATCCTTTCAGCATCTGAGAAGAATAAAGACGGAGATGATCAAAATCGTGCCTGGAATGTCCCTGAGCCACTTAGGGAATACCTGAAAACAAACCTTAATGATTCACAGCTAGATGCAGTTAAT GCAGGCCTTTCGCGCAGATCCTTTGTCCTTATTCAG GGCCCTCCAGGAACCGGAAAAACACAAACTATCCTTGGACTTCTCAGTGCTGTTCTCCATTCCACTCCAGCAAGAATGCAGACCAA AGGAGGGTTCAATGTTCAAAAGCATGGGCCTGAGCTGGACACTGAGGGCAA GCTTGCAAACTGGATGAAAGCATCTTCTTGGCTGCTTGGTGCAAATCCTCGCGATTTGATTATGCctgttgatggtgatgatggttTTTATCCTACTGGGAATGAGCTG AAACCTGAAGTCATAAGTTCCAGTGGCAAGTATCGGGCCCATGTGTTGGTTTGCGCTCCATCCAACTCAGCACTTGATGAGATTGTATTGCGTGTTCTTCAAACAG GAATACGTGATGAAAATAACAACACTTACAATCCCAAGATTGTGCGTATTAGACTAAAGGCGCATCATTCTGTCAAAGCAGTTTCCATGGATCATCTT ATACAACAAAAACTTTTTGGTGTGGATCACTCATCAGATGGCAGGAGAAGTGGAGCTGGTGAATATGATCGAATTAGAGCttcttgtcgggtggtaggtgcgacatatgccaacgggtggcttatcattgtgggagccagtaagacatcgccggtgcctggaaacgggataaggcgaagacatgcacgccggcgaatcttacccag